A genomic window from Polaribacter gangjinensis includes:
- a CDS encoding tetratricopeptide repeat protein produces MKKCFSKNHLLTFLFLLVTGLQFSQQSSIETSILTDFTNALQLYQNKAYTAAQKSFEKVVRNSQENSNLKADAAYFEAMCALKLQQTSADQKILDFVATYPNSTKKNQAFFNVGNYYFANKKPAYALKWYQKVNKEVLSEENRKELNFKSGYSLLVSGDLSAAKNLFLPLINDGKYGNDARYYYGFIAYKLEDYGIAESTLKEIADNESYKAEISYYLLDISFKSGKFERCIKVGEELLKDKKRDDASDISKIVGESYFNLGNYAAAIPYLKNYKGTKGKWNNTDFYQLGYAYYKQNDFENAIAFFNKIIDQKNAVSQNAYYHLAECYLNTKKKNEALNAFKTASEMDFNQKIKEDAALNYAKLSYEEGNPFENVADVLQNYLKNYPNSTSYKEINQLVVYSFIHQQDYEGALNYLKKKKSEDNTTLTLEVSLYRGIQLFTDKKYAEALPYFTISKKSLAPEIFQKGYYWEAEALFRLNKFEEALTKFLSSQTLEKTSKTPELQVVDYNLGYCYFKLNKYAEAIRSFKMVLQKKELENTIKQDATLRLADSYFAISNFGDAIKSYQLVVNETGIGADYAQYQIGMSHGFRGENLQKIDALKKVVNNFENSDLKDDALFQLANTFTTLKNSKEAHEAYDRLQKSYPKSVFIPRALVRQGLLYYNGNENGKALEKFKLTTTKFPNSPDALEAVNNAKNIYIDEDKLDDFVAWTKTLRFVNVSESELEKSAFTIAERKYFDDTNNQNTILSLTKYLQNYPDGANDLKANYYLASTYFKEKEFDNAIPYFEKVIKAGQSNFSEDALAKLSEIQLSKENYDVAIPLLERLEQEAYATENAAFAQSNLMKAYFSKEAFEKSLTFAKKVLSKESISPTLELDAKSIIARSSFKLNDFETAKEYYKTIENKAVGELKAEILYHEAFFQNQEKAFGKSNEIVKKLIAEYASYKYWGVKSYVIMGKNYYGLKDAYQATFILENVIKNFPQFEDVVREAKTELIKIKDAESKTNNSINPQIKN; encoded by the coding sequence ATGAAAAAATGCTTTTCAAAAAATCATTTGCTCACCTTCCTATTTTTATTAGTAACTGGGTTGCAGTTTTCCCAGCAATCTAGTATTGAAACGAGTATTTTAACCGATTTTACTAATGCGCTGCAATTGTATCAGAATAAAGCTTATACAGCTGCTCAAAAATCTTTTGAAAAAGTAGTAAGAAATAGTCAAGAAAACTCAAATTTAAAAGCAGATGCAGCCTATTTTGAGGCAATGTGCGCCTTAAAATTGCAGCAAACTTCAGCTGATCAAAAAATATTGGATTTTGTGGCAACATATCCAAACAGCACCAAGAAAAATCAAGCTTTTTTTAATGTTGGCAATTATTATTTCGCCAACAAAAAACCTGCATACGCCTTAAAATGGTATCAAAAAGTAAATAAAGAAGTGCTTTCGGAAGAAAACAGAAAAGAACTCAATTTTAAATCAGGATATAGTTTATTGGTTTCTGGAGATTTATCAGCAGCCAAAAATCTTTTTTTACCCTTGATAAATGATGGAAAATATGGTAATGATGCAAGATATTATTACGGATTTATTGCCTATAAATTAGAGGATTATGGCATTGCAGAATCTACTCTGAAAGAAATTGCTGACAATGAATCTTACAAAGCAGAAATTTCATATTATTTATTGGATATCAGTTTTAAATCAGGAAAATTTGAAAGATGTATTAAAGTTGGTGAGGAATTATTAAAGGATAAAAAGAGAGATGATGCTTCTGATATTTCAAAAATTGTGGGTGAAAGTTACTTCAATTTAGGAAATTATGCAGCTGCAATTCCTTATTTAAAAAACTATAAAGGGACAAAAGGAAAATGGAATAATACCGATTTTTATCAATTGGGTTATGCCTATTACAAACAAAATGACTTTGAAAATGCCATTGCTTTTTTCAATAAAATTATCGATCAAAAAAATGCTGTTTCTCAAAATGCCTATTATCATTTGGCTGAATGTTATTTAAATACTAAGAAAAAAAATGAGGCATTAAATGCTTTTAAAACAGCAAGCGAAATGGATTTTAATCAAAAAATCAAAGAAGATGCAGCTTTAAATTATGCTAAATTGAGTTATGAAGAAGGAAATCCGTTTGAAAATGTGGCTGATGTACTTCAAAATTACCTGAAAAATTATCCAAATTCAACTTCTTACAAAGAAATAAATCAATTAGTTGTGTATTCATTTATACATCAACAAGATTATGAAGGCGCCTTGAATTATTTGAAAAAGAAAAAATCAGAAGACAATACAACACTCACATTAGAGGTTTCTTTATACAGAGGAATTCAATTATTTACAGATAAAAAATACGCAGAAGCATTGCCTTATTTTACAATCAGTAAGAAATCTTTAGCGCCCGAAATTTTTCAAAAAGGCTATTATTGGGAAGCAGAAGCATTGTTCAGATTGAATAAATTTGAAGAAGCTTTGACCAAATTTTTATCTTCACAAACCTTAGAAAAAACAAGCAAAACTCCAGAACTTCAAGTAGTTGATTATAATTTGGGATACTGTTATTTTAAGCTTAATAAATATGCAGAAGCCATTCGTTCTTTTAAAATGGTGCTTCAAAAAAAGGAATTAGAAAATACCATCAAACAAGATGCAACTTTGCGTTTGGCTGATAGTTATTTTGCAATTAGCAACTTTGGTGATGCTATTAAATCTTATCAATTAGTTGTAAATGAAACCGGAATTGGAGCTGATTATGCTCAATACCAAATTGGGATGAGTCATGGTTTTAGAGGCGAAAATTTGCAAAAAATTGATGCTTTAAAAAAAGTAGTCAATAATTTTGAAAATTCTGATTTAAAAGATGATGCCTTATTTCAATTAGCAAACACGTTTACAACTTTAAAAAATTCGAAAGAAGCCCATGAAGCTTATGATCGTTTGCAAAAAAGCTACCCAAAAAGTGTTTTCATTCCAAGAGCTTTGGTGAGACAAGGTTTGTTGTATTACAATGGTAATGAAAACGGGAAAGCACTTGAAAAATTCAAGCTTACGACTACAAAATTTCCGAATTCGCCTGATGCTTTAGAGGCTGTAAACAATGCCAAAAACATTTATATAGATGAAGATAAATTGGATGATTTTGTGGCTTGGACAAAAACATTGCGTTTTGTAAATGTGAGTGAATCTGAGCTTGAAAAATCAGCTTTTACAATTGCTGAAAGAAAATATTTTGACGACACAAATAATCAAAATACCATTTTAAGTTTGACAAAATATTTGCAAAATTATCCTGATGGAGCCAATGATTTAAAGGCAAATTACTATTTGGCAAGCACCTATTTTAAAGAAAAAGAGTTTGACAATGCCATTCCATATTTTGAGAAAGTAATCAAAGCAGGACAATCAAATTTTAGTGAAGATGCCTTAGCAAAATTGTCTGAAATTCAACTATCAAAAGAAAATTATGATGTTGCAATTCCATTATTAGAACGTTTAGAACAAGAAGCATATGCTACAGAAAATGCAGCTTTTGCGCAAAGTAATTTAATGAAAGCTTATTTTTCTAAAGAAGCTTTTGAAAAATCTTTGACTTTTGCCAAGAAAGTATTATCGAAAGAGAGTATTTCTCCTACTTTAGAGCTTGACGCAAAATCTATTATCGCAAGATCTTCATTTAAATTAAATGATTTTGAAACAGCTAAAGAATATTATAAAACCATTGAAAATAAAGCAGTTGGAGAATTAAAAGCAGAAATTTTATATCACGAAGCATTTTTTCAAAATCAAGAAAAAGCGTTTGGAAAATCAAACGAAATTGTAAAAAAATTGATTGCTGAATATGCATCTTACAAATATTGGGGAGTGAAAAGTTATGTAATCATGGGAAAAAATTATTATGGTTTAAAAGATGCCTACCAAGCAACTTTTATTTTAGAAAATGTAATTAAAAATTTTCCTCAATTTGAAGATGTTGTCAGAGAAGCAAAAACAGAACTTATAAAAATTAAAGACGCAGAATCTAAAACGAATAATTCTATCAATCCACAAATTAAAAATTAA
- a CDS encoding TonB-dependent receptor: protein MKKGFLILAFISVFNVFSQKKTTEKVKDTVKTEVVEVVTTYNPKIADANKISTNPSINLLEKTKKQPLKYTIFSVPVASTFIPKSGVIKGIDVGVKERIYDNFLAAGFGNYTSPYFETFLHKNTRFQSEFGLSAKYNASFDNIENTVLNSDFSNLGMSIFYKQDERYFDWKVTINSERNHYNWYGIDQNFINNATTRFINERQEYNFFNATGEMDFLDAYVDKSNLSISYFNDDFNSEEILIGLNTDLDIPTRFLRENVKIGTKLEYLNGSFASNYAITDVLNYNIFTIKIAPEYNTTYKDFTIKLGAKIFTSFDAENSVTNFLVYPDVKVQKALLKENLQFFGGISGNLKTNTYKDFVDDNPFVSPTMFITQTAERFNAFVGFNGVLNNSISYTISASFKNEQDKPLFIKNNSKSDGTTTSSNGIVLRGYEYGNSFGVVYDDVKTTSIFAELNYEFSKRLNFETHIQFDNYTTTNQNEAWNLPAIQANFMAKYKNEKWYATSTLLFVGNRKDVLYTNVFPSTTSTTQSIPSFLDLNLNGGYHLNDKFTVFLKMNNMLNSNYQRFSNFEVQGFQLLAGVTYKFDF from the coding sequence ATGAAAAAAGGTTTTCTAATTCTTGCATTCATAAGCGTTTTCAATGTTTTTTCTCAAAAGAAAACAACTGAAAAAGTAAAAGACACCGTAAAAACAGAAGTGGTTGAAGTTGTAACAACTTACAATCCAAAAATAGCTGATGCTAATAAAATATCTACAAATCCAAGCATTAATTTATTAGAAAAAACAAAAAAACAACCACTAAAATATACCATTTTTTCAGTGCCTGTTGCCTCTACATTTATTCCAAAAAGTGGGGTTATAAAAGGTATTGATGTTGGTGTTAAAGAAAGAATCTACGACAATTTTTTAGCAGCTGGTTTTGGAAATTATACTTCACCCTATTTCGAAACTTTTTTACATAAAAACACTCGTTTTCAGAGTGAATTTGGGTTATCAGCCAAGTACAATGCCTCTTTTGACAATATTGAAAATACGGTTTTAAATAGTGATTTTTCAAACCTCGGAATGAGTATTTTTTACAAACAAGATGAACGCTATTTTGACTGGAAAGTAACTATAAACTCAGAAAGAAATCATTACAATTGGTATGGAATTGACCAGAATTTCATTAACAATGCTACCACAAGATTTATCAATGAAAGACAAGAGTACAATTTTTTCAATGCTACTGGAGAAATGGATTTTTTAGATGCCTATGTAGATAAAAGTAATTTGTCAATCTCTTATTTTAATGATGATTTTAATAGTGAAGAAATTCTAATTGGCTTGAATACTGATTTAGACATTCCAACAAGATTTTTAAGAGAAAATGTAAAAATAGGAACCAAATTAGAGTATTTAAATGGCTCATTTGCTTCAAATTATGCAATTACAGATGTGTTGAATTACAATATTTTTACTATAAAAATTGCTCCTGAATACAACACAACCTACAAAGATTTTACTATAAAATTAGGAGCAAAAATATTTACTTCATTTGATGCAGAAAATAGTGTAACTAATTTTTTAGTGTATCCAGATGTTAAAGTTCAAAAAGCATTATTAAAAGAAAATTTACAGTTTTTTGGGGGAATTTCAGGAAATTTAAAAACTAATACGTACAAAGATTTTGTTGATGATAATCCGTTTGTTTCACCAACAATGTTTATTACACAAACAGCTGAAAGATTCAATGCTTTTGTTGGATTTAATGGTGTTTTAAACAATTCTATTAGCTATACAATTTCTGCAAGTTTCAAAAACGAACAAGACAAACCTTTGTTTATAAAAAATAATTCAAAATCCGATGGTACAACTACTTCTTCAAACGGAATTGTGTTGAGAGGTTATGAATACGGAAATTCATTTGGAGTAGTTTATGATGATGTAAAAACAACTTCGATTTTCGCAGAATTGAATTACGAGTTTAGCAAAAGACTCAATTTTGAAACGCATATTCAATTTGATAATTATACAACAACCAATCAAAACGAAGCTTGGAATTTACCCGCAATTCAAGCAAATTTCATGGCTAAATATAAAAATGAAAAATGGTATGCAACCTCAACTTTATTATTTGTTGGAAACCGAAAAGACGTTCTTTATACCAATGTTTTTCCTTCAACAACCAGCACAACTCAATCCATCCCATCTTTTTTAGACTTGAATTTGAATGGAGGATACCATCTTAATGACAAATTTACGGTGTTTTTAAAAATGAATAATATGTTAAATTCGAATTACCAACGATTTTCAAATTTTGAAGTTCAAGGATTTCAGCTTTTAGCTGGTGTTACTTATAAATTTGATTTTTAA
- a CDS encoding M20/M25/M40 family metallo-hydrolase, whose translation MRAITLLIFTSFLFFSCAQKQEKAIISDALSVEEIKDSTNIKQLFDSALIEGKSYEWLRDLTQNIGGRLSGSTQAQKAVEWGEKLMKEVGLDSVWLQPVMVPHWIRGEKEIANYTINGKQKNVAICALGFSIATPSEGISAEVIEVKSLDEARALGTKMQGKIVFFNRAFDNTQIHTFKAYGGCVDQRVQGAAVCGEFGAKGVIVRSMTNSIDDFPHTGTMSYVDLPEEKYIPAAAISSQAAEILSADLKQNPTLQFYFKQSCKNLTDAPSFNVVGEIKGSKTPENIFVVGGHLDSWDLGEGAHDDGTGIVQSLEVAYLFKKNNIKPKNTLRVVFFMNEENGTRGAKKYAELAKLNKENHIGGLESDAGGHTPRGFSIDANTANTDLLISWKKLLAPYGLHDIEKGGSGADISPLKNENITLVGYRPDSQRYFDYHHTSRDTFDKVNKRELELGSASMAGIIYLMDKYLYNNTPVKP comes from the coding sequence ATGAGAGCAATCACACTTTTAATTTTTACTTCTTTTTTGTTTTTTTCATGTGCACAAAAGCAAGAAAAAGCAATTATTTCTGATGCATTATCAGTAGAAGAAATAAAGGATTCTACAAACATCAAACAACTATTTGACAGCGCTTTAATCGAAGGAAAATCGTACGAATGGTTGCGCGATTTAACTCAAAATATTGGAGGAAGATTGTCTGGTTCTACTCAAGCTCAAAAAGCAGTTGAATGGGGTGAAAAATTAATGAAAGAAGTAGGTTTAGATTCTGTTTGGTTGCAACCTGTTATGGTGCCACATTGGATTCGTGGTGAAAAAGAAATTGCAAATTACACCATCAATGGTAAACAAAAAAATGTAGCAATTTGTGCGCTCGGTTTTTCTATTGCAACACCATCTGAAGGTATTTCTGCAGAAGTCATAGAAGTAAAAAGTTTAGATGAAGCTAGAGCTTTAGGAACTAAAATGCAAGGAAAAATTGTCTTTTTCAATAGAGCTTTTGACAACACACAAATACATACTTTTAAAGCTTATGGAGGTTGTGTTGATCAACGTGTTCAAGGCGCAGCAGTTTGTGGAGAATTTGGTGCAAAAGGCGTAATTGTTCGTTCAATGACCAATTCTATTGACGATTTTCCACACACAGGAACCATGAGTTATGTTGATTTACCAGAAGAAAAATACATTCCTGCAGCTGCAATTAGTAGTCAAGCAGCTGAAATACTGAGTGCCGATTTGAAACAAAATCCAACCTTACAATTCTACTTCAAACAAAGTTGTAAAAATTTGACAGACGCACCATCATTCAATGTTGTTGGGGAAATTAAAGGAAGCAAAACTCCTGAAAATATTTTTGTAGTTGGTGGTCATTTAGATTCTTGGGATTTAGGAGAAGGCGCTCATGATGATGGAACAGGAATTGTACAATCTTTAGAAGTGGCTTATTTGTTCAAAAAGAACAACATCAAACCAAAAAATACGTTGCGAGTTGTCTTTTTTATGAATGAAGAAAATGGCACAAGAGGTGCAAAAAAATATGCTGAATTGGCAAAACTGAATAAAGAAAATCATATTGGAGGTTTAGAATCAGATGCTGGTGGCCACACTCCAAGAGGATTTTCAATTGATGCAAATACAGCAAATACAGATTTATTGATTAGTTGGAAAAAACTTTTAGCTCCCTATGGTTTGCATGATATTGAAAAAGGAGGATCAGGAGCAGATATTAGTCCCTTAAAAAACGAAAATATTACTTTAGTTGGGTACAGACCAGATTCTCAACGCTATTTTGATTATCATCACACAAGCAGAGATACTTTTGATAAAGTTAACAAACGTGAACTAGAATTAGGAAGTGCTTCAATGGCAGGAATCATTTATTTAATGGATAAATATCTTTACAATAATACTCCTGTAAAGCCTTAA
- a CDS encoding DoxX family protein — MVITMLVLKIIYGGFFCFAGIMHIVKPNFFKHFIPDFLPKKLVNYVVGILEFSVGFGLFFQDTIKLASLGIIILLVIFLPIHIWDVTKKRPAIGSKKVAIARIPLQFLLLYGIYFVYINS; from the coding sequence ATGGTAATTACAATGTTGGTATTGAAAATTATTTATGGTGGATTTTTCTGTTTTGCAGGAATAATGCATATTGTAAAACCAAATTTTTTCAAACATTTCATTCCTGATTTTTTACCTAAAAAATTGGTGAATTATGTTGTTGGAATTTTAGAATTTAGTGTTGGATTTGGTTTGTTTTTTCAAGATACCATAAAACTAGCTTCTCTTGGAATCATCATTTTATTGGTAATTTTCTTGCCTATCCATATTTGGGATGTTACTAAAAAAAGACCCGCAATTGGTTCTAAAAAAGTTGCAATTGCTAGAATTCCTTTGCAGTTTTTACTCTTATACGGAATCTATTTTGTGTATATAAACTCATAA